A stretch of Lathyrus oleraceus cultivar Zhongwan6 chromosome 6, CAAS_Psat_ZW6_1.0, whole genome shotgun sequence DNA encodes these proteins:
- the LOC127092249 gene encoding histone H4 has protein sequence MSGRGKGGKGLGKGGAKRHRKVLRDNIQGITKPAIRRLARRGGVKRISGLIYEETRGVLKIFLENVIRDAVTYTEHARRKTVTAMDVVYALKRQGRTLYGFGG, from the coding sequence ATGTCTGGAAGAGGCAAGGGAGGAAAGGGTCTTGGAAAGGGAGGAGCCAAACGTCACCGTAAAGTTCTCAGAGACAACATTCAGGGAATTACAAAGCCCGCCATTCGCCGTCTCGCAAGACGTGGTGGTGTGAAACGTATTAGCGGTTTAATTTATGAAGAAACTCGTGGTGTTCTCAAGATCTTTCTTGAGAACGTGATTCGTGATGCTGTTACTTATACCGAGCACGCTCGACGTAAGACTGTTACAGCGATGGACGTTGTCTACGCACTCAAGAGACAGGGAAGGACTCTTTACGGCTTTGGCGGTTAG